In the genome of Halodesulfovibrio sp. MK-HDV, the window AAACCAAAAGAAGAAACTGTGCAGCTCAGTAAGCCACTGAAAACAATGTCTCCCCTTCCACCACGGTCGCAGCAACTTGCCAACGACATCATGACCACCTTCATCGGATCGATGTATGACAAGGCACGTTTTCTACCAGATTTTGATGCGAAAAAGGAACAGGAGAACATGGTCTCCCACGTCACATCTACCCTTAGGCAACATGATTTAACGTTGGAAGACGAGGCAGTTGAGCAACTGCGCACCAAGTTTGCAGAGGCAGTTCAACGAGGACTTGAAGACAGAAAAAAGGCGTAGAAACTAGAAAACGCCGCATACTTCTGTGACAGAAAATATACAGCGCGCTGACTCGATCTCGGGAATGTGGCGCTCAGAGTAAGGCAAATTCGTGCAGTGCAAATGCCATGTACGGATTTGCCTTACTCTGAGAAGAAGGGGGAGCCGGCCAGGTTCCCCCTTTTCCATTCAGTCCTCCATTGCAAAGCATACAAGGAGGACAGAAACACTAAGGTATATGGTTTATGCCCTAATGTTTCCGGAAAAAATCTATCCTACAGTCTATCACCTTTCGCAATTTTCTATTCAACGCACAGCACGTCTACTGTAACACGCTGATTTTTAAGAACACTGCTACTCAGCTTTCTAAAAAGGCAGGACGATAAGAAACATCGCCGCAAGGCATAACACTCACAACGTAAAGTGCCAAGACATACTCTTGGGGTCTTCCTGATAAAAATATGTGAATATGTACCCTGCGCCTAAAACAGCGTTAAAGCTCAGGCGATCACAGGAAAATGCAATTTATTCCTTTTAAAAGTAAACGGTGTTCACTTTTTTTCAAAAAAAAAGCCTGCAATCTATTACGACTGCAGGCCTTAATTACTTAATCTTCGTTTACGCGTTGAATCCGCGCACCCACAGGGATAAGCTTCTCTTCAATGTGTTCGTATCCACGATCTAAATGGTAAATACGCTGCACATGTGTTTCCCCTTCTGCTGCAAGCCCTGCAAGAACAAGGGATGCACTTGCGCGAAGGTCGGACGCCATAACTGGCGCGCCGCGCAAAACAGAACCGCCTTTAATACGGGCTGTTCTGCCAACAGGGCGGATATCCGCTCCCATGCGTGCAAGTTCCGGTGCATGCATAAAACGGTTCTCAAAAATGGTTTCTTCCACCATTGAGGTACCGTCCACATAACACATAAGCGCCATAAACTGCGCCTGCATATCTGTAGGGAAGCCAGGGTATGGCTGAGTAGTGATTTCCACAGGAGAAAGAGGCTCTACGTATGTTACGCGAGTTCCGTTTTCTTCCTGAGTCACACGTACGCCCATTTCTTCAATTTTACTGATTACAGCATCGAGTGCATCGTTCGGGCAATCTTCAAGGAACAGATCACCTTTTGTAATTGCAGCTGCAATCATAAAGGTACCTGCTTCAATGCGGTCTGGCATAATAGAGTATTCACACCCTTTAAGGTGTTCAACACCCTGAATGCGAATAACACCTGAGCCGTGCCCTTCAATCTTAGCACCACACGCGATAAGGAAGTTTGCAAGATCTACAATTTCCGGTTCGCGGGCTGCGTTTTCAAGAATAGTTTCGCCTTCTGCAAGGCTGGCTGCCATAAGCAGGTTTTCTGTTCCGCCTACGGTTACTTTTTCAAAAACAATATGCGCGCCTTTCAATCGTCCGTCACATCTCCCCATGATGTAACCGGAGTCTACTTCAAAGACTGCGCCCATTTTTTCAAGTGCAGAGAGGTGCAAATCAACAGGTCGTGCGCCAATTGCGCAGCCACCCGGATATGCAACTTTAGCTTCGCCAAGGCGGGCAAGCAGAGGGCCAAGACATAACACAGAGGCACGCATGGTTTTTACAAGATCATACGGTGCTTCTGGTTTCGGATCACAACCTTCTGTTTCAACAACCCCGTCAGTAAACCGACCCGGGCATCCAAGAATGTCCAGAAGACTGATGATTGTGCGAATATCTCGCAAGTTAGGCACGTTAGTAAAACGTGCAGGCTCTGCAAGTAGAATTGAGCCCATCAGAATCGGTAATGCAGCATTTTTTGCGCCGCTGACACGAATTGTTCCGTTTAACGGAACGCCACCTTGAATAACTAATTTTTCCATATGTCTCCCTTGAATGGGTCTCGAATATCGAAGCATGTGTTCCTAAATTAAAGTTACAGTGTGTAGACCGTCCATTGTAAGACACATGGCAGAAACAGGACATGAGAAGCATACAAATACATGTATGATTATCTCAGGAATTGCTACAACGTGGTATCTTGGTTGACCAATCGTACACACAGGATTAGAATTTAGAAGGGCATGCTAGGTTATACAGCGAATATCAGTCCCTCTCATGTAAAGTCGTATAAGCTGACTTAGATCAGGAAGCAATAAATTTAAAAAAAATGAAATTTATGCTTGACCCAAAAGACCGAAGTCTATAGTACACATTCCTGCTTGTGGCGGATGTAGCTCAGTTGGTAGAGCACACGGTTGTGGCCCGTGTTGTCGAGAGTTCAATCCTCTTCATTCGCCCCATCCAAGTAAGAACGCCCCGTACTATGTACGGGGCTTTTTCTTTATCTTGTCTTTAAGCTCCAGCCTACAGGCCTAGCAAACGCTCCATCGACAGGCAGGCTGTCTTCAATGCTTCTTCGAATGCGTCAATGTCCGCAACATCCACATGTCCGGCTCTGGCTTTTTTTTCTATCTTCTCCGCACACGCAAAAACATCTTTTGCAGAAATATTACCACTGGCACCTGCAAGTGTATGTGCCTTGCCTGCCAGCCCGACCAAGTCCTGTGCATCAAATAGTGCACGAATATCTTCGGCTACATCCGCGTATGTTTCGTAGAACGTCTTCACCACTAATATATATATGTGGCTTTTCCCGCTTAATCTTTCCACGCCTTCCGACACGACCAAACCCGGTAAATTTTCTAAAAGCGCCGGATTCTCTTCTGAATCAACGTGCGGAGCCTTGGATAACGTATTCTTCGGTGGGATACATTCGGAGGGTTCTTTTTCAGTCGAAAATACGGCCTTTTGTTCTCTCAAATCATATTCTTTCAACAACTTCACCAAGGCATCCAGCTCAACAGGCTTTGTTAAATAGCCGTTCAT includes:
- the murA gene encoding UDP-N-acetylglucosamine 1-carboxyvinyltransferase encodes the protein MEKLVIQGGVPLNGTIRVSGAKNAALPILMGSILLAEPARFTNVPNLRDIRTIISLLDILGCPGRFTDGVVETEGCDPKPEAPYDLVKTMRASVLCLGPLLARLGEAKVAYPGGCAIGARPVDLHLSALEKMGAVFEVDSGYIMGRCDGRLKGAHIVFEKVTVGGTENLLMAASLAEGETILENAAREPEIVDLANFLIACGAKIEGHGSGVIRIQGVEHLKGCEYSIMPDRIEAGTFMIAAAITKGDLFLEDCPNDALDAVISKIEEMGVRVTQEENGTRVTYVEPLSPVEITTQPYPGFPTDMQAQFMALMCYVDGTSMVEETIFENRFMHAPELARMGADIRPVGRTARIKGGSVLRGAPVMASDLRASASLVLAGLAAEGETHVQRIYHLDRGYEHIEEKLIPVGARIQRVNED